A genomic region of Polypterus senegalus isolate Bchr_013 chromosome 17, ASM1683550v1, whole genome shotgun sequence contains the following coding sequences:
- the mrpl38 gene encoding 39S ribosomal protein L38, mitochondrial, producing MAVPLVRGVAKKVAPIFLSQWGLLGISTSAACCVKGVPLGKMPNEDIDTSNLDSLEKYRSYHRYLKAVEEESERPHWWKTYRDYITRGKGHTDAVDIGLPFSRGARGREVKERRKVLKENHRSSEMERAARRRTLHVPLPDMKAEWEKTNGRYHIRRIAEHYGIYKDLLQGAHFLPHVPIEIEYSSGEAVGRVPVHHGNVVTPTEACSPPRVNFEAEEGSLWTLLLTNPDGHLQDDESEYLHWLVGNIPGNAVQSGEEICHYIPPFPAKGTGYHRFIFILFKQDNRIDFKEDSRPSPCHSLQMRTFQTLDFYRRHQDAMTPAGLAFFQCLWDDSVTNTFHQILHMKEPVFEYHRPPVYHPPQKKFPQGQPLRYLDRYRNSSEPTHTIY from the exons ATGGCGGTGCCCTTGGTGCGTGGAGTGGCGAAGAAGGTGGCGCCGATATTTTTGTCTCAATGGGGACTCCTAGGGATCAGCACGTCAG CCGCTTGTTGTGTAAAGGGGGTCCCTTTAGGGAAGATGCCCAATGAGGACATTGACACGAGTAACCTGGACTCCCTAGAGAAGTACCGCAGTTACCACCGATACCTGAAGGCGGTCGAAGAGGAGAGCGAGAGGCCTCACTGGTGGAAAACATACCGGGACTACATCACTCGGGGAAAAG GGCACACGGACGCCGTGGACATCGGCTTGCCCTTTTCTCGTGGTGCACGGGGCCGAGAGGtaaaggagaggaggaaagtccTGAAGGAGAACCACAGGAGCAGCGAGATGGAGCGGGCAGCACGTCGGCGTACAT TGCACGTTCCCCTGCCTGACATGAAAGCGGAATGGGAGAAAACGAACGGCCGCTATCACATTCGAAGAATAGCCGAACACTACGGCATATACAAAGACCTGCTCCAGGGTGCCCATTTTCTGCCCCACGTGCCAATAGAGATCGAGTACAGTAGTGGGGAGGCGGTGGGCCGGGTGCCCGTGCATCATGGGAATGTTGTCACTCCCACTGAG GCATGTTCTCCTCCACGTGTGAATTTTGAAGCAGAAGAAGGATCGCTGTGGACGTTACTGTTGACTAATCCCG ATGGCCATCTCCAAGATGACGAATCTGAATATCTTCACTGGCTTGT TGGAAATATTCCTGGGAACGCagtgcagtctggagaagaaatATGTCACTACATCCCACCATTCCCTGCTAAAGGAACAGGGTACCATCGGTTTATCTTCATCCTCTTCAAGCAGGACAACCGTATTGACTTCAAGGAGGACAGCAGGCCCTCGCCGTG TCACAGCCTTCAGATGCGCACATTCCAGACTCTGGACTTCTACCGGCGACACCAGGACGCCATGACGCCAGCGGGACTCGCATTTTTCCAGTGTCTGTGGGATGACTCTGTGACCAACACGTTTCATCAGATACTCC ACATGAAGGAACCCGTGTTTGAGTACCACCGGCCGCCAGTGTACCACCCTCCACAGAAGAAATTCCCTCAGGGTCAGCCACTGAGGTATCTGGACAGATACAGGAACAGCAGCGAGCCCACCCACACCATCTACTGA